Proteins co-encoded in one Kribbella qitaiheensis genomic window:
- a CDS encoding MlaE family ABC transporter permease, which produces MTALDYLVKKPLSSLDHLGEQLAFYLKALAWSGKSITRYRREILRLLAEVTLGTGALAVIGGTVGVITFLAFFTGTEVGLQGYSALNQIGTSAFAGFVSAYINTREIGPLIAGIALAATVGCGFTAQLGAMRISEEIDALEVMAIPSLPYLVTTRIIAGLIAVIPLYVVGLLSSYFATRLTVTTFYGQSTGTYDHYFHLFLPPGDVLWSFGKVLVFAVLVILVHCYHGYHASGGPAGVGVAVGRAVRTSIVVINVVDLLLSMAIWGTTTTVRLAG; this is translated from the coding sequence ATGACGGCCCTGGACTACCTGGTCAAGAAGCCGCTGAGCTCGCTCGACCACCTCGGCGAGCAGCTCGCCTTCTACCTCAAGGCGCTGGCCTGGTCGGGCAAGTCGATCACCCGGTACCGCCGGGAGATCCTCCGGCTGCTGGCCGAGGTGACGCTCGGCACCGGCGCGCTCGCCGTCATCGGCGGCACCGTCGGCGTGATCACCTTCCTGGCCTTCTTCACCGGCACCGAGGTCGGCCTGCAGGGCTACTCGGCGCTGAACCAGATCGGCACCTCGGCCTTCGCCGGCTTCGTCAGCGCGTACATCAACACCCGTGAGATCGGCCCGCTGATCGCCGGTATCGCCCTGGCCGCGACCGTCGGCTGCGGCTTCACCGCCCAGCTCGGCGCGATGCGGATCAGTGAGGAGATCGACGCGCTCGAGGTGATGGCGATCCCGTCGCTGCCGTACCTGGTCACCACCCGGATCATCGCCGGCCTGATCGCGGTGATCCCCTTGTACGTCGTGGGTCTGCTCTCGTCGTACTTCGCCACCCGGCTGACCGTGACCACCTTCTACGGGCAGAGCACCGGAACGTACGACCATTACTTCCATCTGTTCTTGCCACCCGGCGACGTGCTCTGGTCCTTCGGGAAGGTGCTCGTCTTCGCGGTCCTGGTGATCCTGGTGCACTGCTACCACGGGTACCACGCGTCCGGCGGTCCTGCCGGCGTCGGTGTTGCCGTCGGCCGCGCGGTACGGACGTCGATCGTCGTGATCAACGTCGTCGACCTGCTGCTGTCGATGGCGATCTGGGGTACGACGACCACGGTCAGGCTGGCGGGATAG
- a CDS encoding MCE family protein: MKLFDKKTTADTVRLGIFVVITTIATALLAVTIGNISFNATTKYRAVFTDVVGLNKGDDIRIAGVRVGQVDKIAIYQDKYAMVTFSVDTDQSVDTTTRATLRYRNLVGNRYIALTEGVGGGTRMKKNGLIDKDRTAPALDLSVLFNGFKPLFTALTPADVNQFAFEVIKVLQGEGGTIESLLARTASLTSTLADSDQVIGDLITNLTSTLQIVSQRQQNFSQLLINLQQFITGLSQDINPILGSLGSINSLNNKTAGLLQQTRVPLKADLDRLRTVATTLDDTQAIWVKTLQYMPEKLQTMTRTAQYGSWFNFFLCGFDGNVTLPLGTRIPVSYDNNSARCAK, translated from the coding sequence ATGAAGCTCTTCGACAAGAAGACGACGGCCGACACCGTGCGGCTGGGGATCTTCGTGGTGATCACGACGATCGCGACCGCACTGCTGGCCGTCACCATCGGCAACATCAGCTTCAACGCGACCACGAAGTACCGGGCCGTGTTCACCGATGTCGTGGGGCTGAACAAGGGCGACGACATCCGGATCGCGGGCGTCCGGGTCGGCCAGGTCGACAAGATCGCCATCTATCAGGACAAGTACGCGATGGTGACGTTCAGCGTCGACACCGACCAGTCCGTCGACACCACCACCCGGGCGACGCTGCGCTACCGCAACCTGGTCGGCAACCGCTACATCGCGCTCACCGAGGGCGTCGGCGGCGGCACCCGGATGAAGAAGAACGGGCTGATCGACAAGGACCGGACGGCGCCCGCGCTGGACCTGTCGGTGCTGTTCAACGGGTTCAAGCCGCTGTTCACCGCGCTCACCCCGGCCGATGTGAACCAGTTCGCCTTCGAGGTGATCAAGGTGCTCCAGGGCGAGGGCGGCACGATCGAGAGCTTGCTCGCTCGGACCGCCTCGCTGACCAGCACGCTGGCCGACTCCGACCAGGTGATCGGTGACCTGATCACCAACCTGACGTCGACGCTGCAGATCGTCTCGCAGCGGCAGCAGAATTTCTCCCAGCTGCTGATCAACCTGCAGCAGTTCATCACCGGGCTGAGTCAGGACATCAACCCGATCCTGGGCTCGCTCGGCTCGATCAACTCGCTGAACAACAAGACGGCCGGCCTGTTGCAGCAGACCCGGGTCCCGCTGAAGGCCGATCTGGACCGGCTCCGCACGGTGGCGACGACCCTGGACGACACCCAGGCGATCTGGGTGAAGACGCTGCAGTACATGCCGGAGAAGCTGCAGACGATGACCCGGACCGCGCAGTACGGGTCGTGGTTCAACTTCTTCCTCTGTGGCTTCGACGGCAACGTGACCCTGCCGCTCGGCACCCGGATCCCGGTCTCCTACGACAACAACTCCGCGAGGTGCGCGAAGTGA
- a CDS encoding MCE family protein: MKPFREQNQVTIGVVGLTIIGLIMLAAFKAQDLPLIGGGTKYSAQFSEAGGLKPNDEIRVAGVRVGQVRKVELEGTHVRVDFVVDKGVKLGDKTGAEMKIKTLLGQKYLKLNPAGDGKLKEGTEIPLDRTVSAYDVVDAFTDLANTTERIDTAQLAKALDTLSSTFKNTPQEVRASLDGLSRLSRNVAKRDEELKKLLQHSDVVTKILADRNAQLIKLLKDGNTVFQAVQARRALIHELLVSTQKLSAQITALVRENRKDLSPTLQKVNAVLGVLLKNQDSLDASIKGLAPYARVFTNTLGTGPWFDTYVQNLVPVPEIPLPKVPIPGLPILGGGR, encoded by the coding sequence GTGAAGCCGTTCAGGGAACAGAACCAGGTCACCATCGGGGTGGTCGGGCTGACCATCATCGGGCTGATCATGCTGGCCGCGTTCAAGGCCCAGGACCTGCCGCTGATCGGTGGCGGCACGAAGTACTCCGCGCAGTTCTCCGAGGCCGGCGGGCTGAAGCCGAACGACGAGATCCGGGTCGCCGGTGTCCGGGTCGGCCAGGTCCGCAAGGTGGAGCTGGAAGGCACCCACGTCCGGGTCGACTTCGTGGTGGACAAGGGCGTGAAGCTCGGCGACAAGACCGGTGCCGAGATGAAGATCAAGACCCTGCTCGGGCAGAAGTACCTCAAGCTGAACCCGGCGGGGGACGGCAAGCTCAAGGAGGGCACCGAGATCCCGCTGGACCGGACGGTCTCCGCGTACGACGTGGTCGACGCCTTCACCGATCTGGCCAACACGACCGAGCGGATCGACACCGCCCAGCTGGCCAAGGCCCTGGACACCCTGTCGTCGACCTTCAAGAACACGCCACAAGAGGTCCGTGCCTCGCTGGACGGGCTGTCCCGGCTGTCCCGGAACGTGGCCAAGCGCGACGAAGAGCTGAAGAAGCTGCTGCAGCACTCCGATGTCGTCACCAAGATCCTGGCCGACCGGAACGCGCAGCTGATCAAGCTGCTGAAGGACGGCAACACGGTGTTCCAGGCGGTCCAGGCCCGGCGGGCGCTGATCCACGAACTGCTGGTCTCGACCCAGAAGCTGTCCGCCCAGATCACCGCGCTGGTCCGGGAGAACCGCAAGGATCTGTCGCCGACCCTGCAGAAGGTCAACGCCGTACTGGGCGTCCTGCTGAAGAACCAGGATTCCCTCGACGCCAGCATCAAGGGCCTGGCGCCCTACGCCCGGGTCTTCACCAACACGCTCGGCACCGGGCCGTGGTTCGACACCTATGTGCAGAACCTGGTGCCGGTGCCCGAGATCCCGCTGCCGAAGGTGCCGATCCCCGGCCTGCCGATCCTTGGAGGTGGCCGATGA
- a CDS encoding MCE family protein, with protein sequence MTQTLTRRVLGTAFIGLLCFLLWLTYAFYAKVFTDTVTVELKTSHIGLQLNRHADVKLRGIIVGEVKQVSTDGDEATVELSLKPDQVKEISSQVSARILPKTLFGEKYVALVPPQGSEGRAIRAGDVIARDKTAVGIEIEKVLNDALPLLQAVDPADLNATLNTLATALEGRGSEIAKTLTQLDGYLKKLNPSVPNLIAALTKLTQVSQIYGDVTPDLVRALRNLTITGNTVVEKEQQLQKFFTDVQTLSTTGDGFLKENEDRVIRLGEVSRPVLDLLERYSPEFPCFLKVMTDTAPVLNDTFRDGELHINLELITNQPTPYTSDELPAYKDHRGPTCVGKNYSVPGEKPGPYTQDNPAPYVTGDDGVIGDHNKTTRFPLNLTLNRSAPGFAMDNGGAGTPAEQRVIDSFAGPVLGMPADDVPDLTTLMIGPLVRGGQVNLR encoded by the coding sequence GTGACACAGACACTGACCAGACGTGTTCTCGGTACCGCCTTCATCGGGCTGCTCTGTTTCCTGCTCTGGCTGACCTACGCGTTCTACGCGAAGGTCTTCACCGACACGGTCACGGTGGAGCTGAAGACCAGCCACATCGGCCTCCAGCTCAACAGGCACGCCGACGTGAAGCTGCGCGGCATCATCGTCGGCGAGGTGAAGCAGGTCTCGACCGACGGCGACGAGGCCACCGTCGAGCTGTCCCTGAAGCCGGACCAGGTGAAGGAGATCTCCAGCCAGGTCAGCGCCCGGATCCTGCCGAAGACGCTGTTCGGTGAGAAGTACGTCGCGCTGGTGCCGCCGCAGGGCAGCGAAGGCCGGGCGATCCGCGCCGGCGACGTGATCGCGCGGGACAAGACGGCGGTCGGCATCGAGATCGAGAAGGTGCTGAACGACGCGCTGCCGTTGCTGCAGGCGGTCGATCCGGCCGATCTGAACGCCACCCTGAACACGCTCGCGACGGCGCTGGAGGGTCGCGGCAGCGAGATCGCCAAGACGCTCACCCAGCTCGACGGGTATCTGAAGAAGCTCAACCCGAGCGTGCCGAACCTGATCGCGGCGCTGACCAAGCTCACCCAGGTCTCCCAGATCTACGGCGACGTCACCCCGGACCTGGTCCGGGCGCTGCGCAACCTCACCATCACCGGCAACACCGTGGTGGAGAAGGAGCAGCAGTTGCAGAAGTTCTTCACCGACGTACAGACGTTGTCGACCACCGGCGACGGGTTCCTCAAGGAGAACGAGGACCGGGTGATCCGCCTCGGCGAGGTGAGCCGGCCGGTACTGGACCTGCTGGAGCGGTACTCGCCGGAGTTCCCCTGCTTCCTCAAGGTGATGACGGATACCGCGCCGGTGCTGAACGACACGTTCCGCGACGGCGAGCTGCATATCAACCTGGAGCTGATCACGAACCAGCCCACGCCGTACACGTCGGACGAGCTGCCGGCCTACAAGGACCACCGCGGGCCGACCTGCGTGGGCAAGAACTACAGCGTGCCGGGGGAGAAGCCCGGGCCGTACACGCAAGACAACCCGGCGCCGTACGTGACCGGTGACGACGGTGTGATCGGCGACCACAACAAGACCACCCGCTTCCCGCTGAACCTGACCCTGAACCGGTCGGCGCCCGGGTTCGCGATGGACAACGGCGGCGCCGGCACCCCGGCCGAGCAGCGGGTGATCGACTCCTTCGCCGGCCCGGTGCTCGGGATGCCGGCCGACGACGTACCGGATCTGACCACCCTGATGATCGGCCCCCTGGTCCGTGGCGGTCAGGTGAACCTAAGGTGA